In Zingiber officinale cultivar Zhangliang chromosome 1A, Zo_v1.1, whole genome shotgun sequence, a genomic segment contains:
- the LOC121999944 gene encoding probable LRR receptor-like serine/threonine-protein kinase At1g05700 isoform X2, translating to MASRLFWASRAASYLKISTCPRVFSIVDAMTAIKEQYRIQRNWMGDPCSPSVFVWDGLTCDYSLSNSPRVTALSLSSSGLTGEITKSFASLSALQNLDLSYNNLTRPIPDDLAN from the exons ATGGCATCTAGGTTGTTCTGGGCTTCGAGGGCCGCCTCCTACCTCAAGATCTCCACCTGCCCTAGAGTCTTCTCCATAG ttgATGCCATGACAGCAATCAAGGAGCAGTATCGGATCCAGAGGAATTGGATGGGAGATCCATGCTCCCCTAGTGTTTTTGTTTGGGATGGACTAACTTGTGATTATAGCTTGTCAAATTCTCCAAGAGTCACTGCTTT GAGTCTGTCATCAAGTGGGCTGACGGGGGAAATAACCAAATCTTTTGCTAGTCTTAGTGCACTTCAAAACTT ggaCTTGTCTTATAACAATTTAACAAGGCCAATACCTGATGATCTAGCAAAC TGA
- the LOC121999944 gene encoding probable LRR receptor-like serine/threonine-protein kinase At1g05700 isoform X1: protein MASRLFWASRAASYLKISTCPRVFSIVDAMTAIKEQYRIQRNWMGDPCSPSVFVWDGLTCDYSLSNSPRVTALSLSSSGLTGEITKSFASLSALQNLDLSYNNLTRPIPDDLANLSSLKLL from the exons ATGGCATCTAGGTTGTTCTGGGCTTCGAGGGCCGCCTCCTACCTCAAGATCTCCACCTGCCCTAGAGTCTTCTCCATAG ttgATGCCATGACAGCAATCAAGGAGCAGTATCGGATCCAGAGGAATTGGATGGGAGATCCATGCTCCCCTAGTGTTTTTGTTTGGGATGGACTAACTTGTGATTATAGCTTGTCAAATTCTCCAAGAGTCACTGCTTT GAGTCTGTCATCAAGTGGGCTGACGGGGGAAATAACCAAATCTTTTGCTAGTCTTAGTGCACTTCAAAACTT ggaCTTGTCTTATAACAATTTAACAAGGCCAATACCTGATGATCTAGCAAACTTAAGTTCTCTCAAACTACTATAA